In one Gossypium hirsutum isolate 1008001.06 chromosome D09, Gossypium_hirsutum_v2.1, whole genome shotgun sequence genomic region, the following are encoded:
- the LOC107941234 gene encoding wall-associated receptor kinase-like 22: MRLRIAIEIANAMFYLHSAASAPIYHRDVKSSNILLDDKYRAKVSDFGTSRSVALEQTHLTTRVQGTFGYMDPEYFRTNQFTEKSDVYGFGVVLIELLTGQKPISANQSEQVRSLVSYFLHSMQENSLFSILNSMVVKDGPEQEIMVVALLAKRCLNLNGKKRPTMKQVVMELEMIKASGGTVIEDCGDEESETDDMIHSWDTNPSSSMSRTIPTDSVTFPLNSSS; this comes from the coding sequence ATGCGTTTACGAATTGCGATTGAAATTGCCAATGCCATGTTCTATTTGCATTCAGCTGCTTCTGCTCCTATTTATCATCGGGACGTCAAATCTAGTAACATACTTTTGGATGATAAATATAGGGCAAAAGTATCAGATTTTGGAACTTCAAGATCAGTTGCACTTGAACAGACACATTTAACCACTCGGGTGCAAGGAACTTTTGGATACATGGATCCCGAATATTTTCGAACAAATCAATTTACAGAGAAGAGTGATGTTTATGGCTTTGGAGTTGTTCTTATTGAGCTTTTAACAGGACAAAAACCCATCTCCGCAAACCAATCAGAGCAAGTGAGAAGCTTGGTATCTTATTTTTTGCATTCAATGCAGGAGAATTCCTTATTTAGCATTCTCAATTCAATGGTAGTAAAGGATGGTCCAGAACAGGAGATTATGGTTGTGGCTCTGCTAGCAAAAAGATGCCTGAATCTTAATGGAAAGAAAAGACCCACCATGAAACAAGTAGTAATGGAGCTGGAGATGATTAAAGCTTCAGGTGGAACTGTTATTGAAGACTGTGGTGATGAAGAATCTGAAACAGATGACATGATCCATTCATGGGATACCAATCCTAGTAGTTCAATGTCCAGGACAATTCCAACCGACAGTGTAACTTTTCCGTTAAATTCATCTTCCTAG